The following DNA comes from Mastomys coucha isolate ucsf_1 unplaced genomic scaffold, UCSF_Mcou_1 pScaffold11, whole genome shotgun sequence.
GCTCGGCAGAGAGGAGCCGATCATGCAGCTCGGGGCCTACCAGACCCTTCCGCACAGCCTCATCCACAGTCAACCGCTCACTCTTCACTGGGTCCAGCAGGAAGCCTGTGGCTGCCTGTGCTTCCAGCAACAAGCGGGCCACCTCGGCACTCAGCAACCCCTTCTTAAGGGCCTGGTAGATGGTTAGCGTCTGCCTGGAGCCTGGCAGGTAGACACCAGCCACCGCTCCTGTGCCATACAGGTAGCGCCAGGCAGATTCCATCTCCAGAACCTCACGGAGGTTCTTGGTGCCTTCCCGGAAGAGGTTGTAGGTCTCAAGGGAGATGATCCGGGCCTCATACAGGTCTTCAGCGGTGAGGCGGCGGCGCACATAGTCATAGGAGGCGAGGTTCTGCTGGCGGATGATCTCTGTCTTCTCGATGATTTCGATGATAATGATGATCATACGCTCCTTGGTTACTTTCCCAGCCTGAAAGTCAGCCATGAGCCGGGCACGCTGATCCTCCGGGATCATGTCTGACTGCATCACCTCCCATAGAGACATGGAGGAGCCACCGCGGCTGCCACCACCCGGGATGTCAATCTGCGTCTCCTCAAACGCCCTCCGAGTCTCCTCCTCAGTATACACCTGTGTGGTTTCTACCACCTCTGTCTTCTCTGCCCCTTTGAGTGGCAGGAGGCGCAGCCCTGTCTCCGGGTCCTCCACACAGCGCTCCAGCAGCTGCAGGTAGGTGAGGTTCTCATGGGTGTTGGGGTCGAAGAAGCCCTTGGTGTCATCGCTTGGATCTGCCAGCACACGGTTCATCTCCTCATCAAAGTAGCCACGCTGGTAGGCCACATCCACGGGCAGGCGGTGGCTGTGCACAGGGTCAATGATGCCCCCTGTGGCGATCTGGGCCTCCAGCAGGCGGATGGCATGGTCCCTGAGGACCAGGCCCTTCTTCATGGCCTGGAACAGCGAGATGGTGTTGCCTGAGTAAGGATCCTTATAGCCAGTGACCGCCTTTTCAGCTGACAGCAGCTTCTCATGCAGCTCTGGGCCCACTACTCCCGCCTTGACAGCCTCGTGGACATACAGACGTTGGTTCCGCACAGGGTCCACTAGGAAACCAGTGGCTGCCTGGGCCTCCAGCAGGAGTGTGGCTGTGCTGGGTCTAAGGAGGCCCCGACGCATGGCCTCATAGATGGTTACTTTCTCCTTTGAGTCCTCCAGATAGATGCCAGCCAGGCAGCCGCTGCCTTGCAGGAGCGTCCGCACAGAGCCCACCTCTGACAGATCTTTGACTGATGTCTTGCCGTCCTTGAGCTGGTCAAATTGAGCTCTGCTAAGGATCTTGGCAGCCAGGAGCTCACTGGCCGGCACAGGGGCACGGAGGCCACTAAAGGACAGTCTCTCCTGCCGCTGAGTCTCCACCTCCTCCACAATGGTGATAAGAATCTTGATGACCTTCTCTACGGTGACCTTGCCTGTGCGGAACTGCCGTAGCAGCTCCTGACGCTGCTCCTCAGTAAAGTACTCAGAGCTGATGAGCTCCCACACTGTCATTGCCCTGCCCTTAAAGCTGCCCACAGGAACCTCAACCTTGGCCTGCTCCAATGTCTCACGGGCCTGGAGCTCAGAGTAGACCTCCTCCTGCCGGGCCCGGACAGCCTTCTCTGAGAGTGGCAGTAGGCTCAACCCGGTCAGCTGGTCAGACCGGCACCGCTGTTGGAGCTGGCTGTAGGTGACTGGCTCCCGGGTGCTGGGGTCATGGTAGACTCTGGCATCATCTCTGGGTGACGTCAGGGCCCTGTTAGTCTCTTTGTCCAGGTAGCCCCGGGCATAGGCAACATCCAGGGGCACACGGTGGCTTTTGCTGGGGTCTACAATGCCACCAGTGGATAACTGGGCATCCAGCAGGCGCAGGCCCTGTTCTCGGGGGATGAGACCCTTCTTCAGGGCCTGGAATAGTGAGACACTCTGTCCTGTGTAGGGATCCCTATAGCCTGTCACAGCCTTCTCAGCTGACAAGAGCTTCTCATGCAGCTCAGGACCCACCAGGCCAGCACGCACTGCCTCGTCCACAGTCAGCCTGGCGCTAGTGGCAGGGTCGATGATGTGCCCAGTGCCAGCCTGggcctccagcaaggccacagccACCTCTGGCTGCAGCAAATCTTTCTTCAGGGCCTCATAGATGCTCAACTTCTGCCCTGCTTCTTCCAGCCACACACCAGCAATGACGCTGGTACCCCGCAGAGCCTGCCTCACGCTGTCTGCCTCGGCCACTTCCCGCACAGAACGTTCACCCCGCTGTAGCTGCTGGTAGAGTTCATGGCTGATGACCCCACTGTCCAGCAGCTCTGTGGCAGGCACAAGGGCACGGAGGCCCTCAAAGCAGAGCTGGGACTTCCGCTCATGTTCCTCTACCACTGTGATGACAATCTTGATGATCTTCTCCACCGTGATGCGGCCCGTGCGGAACTGCCGAAGCAGGTCTCGTCGCTGCTCCGCTGTGAAGTACTCTGAGTTGATGATCTCCCAGATGGTCACGGTCTTGCCCTGGAATTTGCCAAATGGTGCAGACACAGTGGCCTTCTCAAAGACGTCACGGGCCTCTGTGTCGGTGTACACCAGCTCGCCACCTTTGGCAGCCTTATCTGTGAGTGGTAGGAGGCGCAGCCCCGTCTCCGGGTCCTCCACACAGCGCTCCAGCAGCTGCAGGTACGTGAGGTTCTCATGTGTGTTGGGGTCGAAGAAGCCCTTGGTGTCATCACTTGGGTCAGACAGGATGCGGTTCATCTCTTCATCAAAGTAGCCACGTTGGTAGGCCACATCCACAGGGACACGGTGGCTGTGGACAGGGTCGATGATGCCTCCCGTGGCGATCTGGGCCTCCAGCAGGCGGATGCCATGGTCCCTGACAATAAGGTCCTTTTTCATGGCCTGGAAGAGTGAGATCTGTTCCCCTGTGTAGGGGTCCTTGTAGCCAGTGACAGCACGCTCAGCTGACAGCAGTTTGTGGTGCAGCTCAGGACCCACGACACCCTCCTTCACAGCCTCATTGACAGTCAGCCGCCGGTTCCGCACAGGGTCCAGCAGGAAGCCCGAGGCTGCCTGGGCCTCAAGCAAGATAAGAGCTGTTCCAGGGCTGAGCAGCTGCCGCTGTAGGGCCGTGTAGACACTCAGTTTCTCGTTGGTGGGCTTCAGGAGCAATCCTGCAATGCTGCTTCGGCCCTTCAAGTATCGGTACACATCTTCCCGCTGCGTGAGCTCAGCCACCGTGGTGTGACCCTGTGCCAAACGCTGCAGTTCCTCCTTGCTCAGGATGCCTGCTTCCTGCAGCTGCTGAGCTGGCACCTTCTGACGTAAGCCCTCAAAGCTGTACTCGGGCTCGGCCTCCACGGACGGGCCGTCAAGTGCATCGCGGCCATTGGGCAGCGCCTTTGTGGCGGCAGCCTGGGTGGAGGCAATCTCCTCAGAGTGGGCCAATGCAGCGCGGTGCTCTTCCTCCAGGCGCTGCAGCCGCTCCCGCAGCCTCTGGTTCTCCTCTGCCAGCAGCTTCtcctgctgctgccgctgctgctccAGACGCTGTAGTTCCTCCTGCTTGCGCCTCacgccctcctctgcctctcgcTGCCGCCTCCTGGCCTCTTCCATGGTggccatcagctcctgcttttcCTGCTCCATCTGCTGCTGCTGTCGCTGCTGCTCCTCGCGCAGCTGCTTTGCCTTAGCCACCTCGTCCTGGAAAAGCTGCTCCAGCTTGGCCTTCTCCTGCTCGATGAAGCGTTCCCGTTGCAGCAGGCTATCCTTCTCAGAGAGAAAGCTCTTCTGCAGGGCCTGTGTCTCCTGCAGTATCTGCTCCTGCTGCACAGTCTGCATCTGTTAGGGATGGAAAAGGGGGGTCACAGCAGCTCTCAGGGAGGACGGAGACCAGCATGACTTACCACTACCCAGGGGTAGACTAGACCCTCCCTGCCACCCAGGCCACCCTTCTGCCTGTGAGGAGGGAGGGCGGTACCTCCTCAGACTTGAGCTGCAGTAACTTCGCCTCCTGTTTGAGCTTCTCCTTCTCCCGCTCCAGCTCAGCAATGGCCTCCCTCAGACGCTCGGCATCGTGGTCACTCTGCTGTCGCTGGATCTCGAGCGTCTGTACCAACGTCACCTTCTCCTGTGTAGCAAGTTCAGTGCGGTGCAGCTTTTCACCGATCTCTTCAGCCTGCTTCCGGAAGCGCTGGGCATCCTCCTCGGCTCGGGCCTGAGCCCGACTCATCTCAGCCATGCGCAGCTTGAGGCGCTCAGCCTCCGCACTCATTTCCAGTTGCCGCTGCCGCTCAGCCTCCAGGGTCCGCTGGAAACCCTGTGTCTCCTCtaccaactgctgagccatttgctCCTTGTCTTCCTGCAGCCGCCGGGCCTGTTCCTGGGCAAGCTCcttctgctgctgcagcagcTCCGCCTCAGCCTTGAGCCTCGTGGCTTCCTGCACTGCTTGCATCTTTTCCTTCAGCATCTTCTCTGCCAGGGCCCGCTGCTGCGCCAGGTCCTCCTCAGCTAGCTGCCGCAGCCTTGCCGCCTCTTGGGCGGCCACGCTCAACCGTGCAGCTTCTTCGGCTACCTGCTTCATCTTCTCGgcctcctcctccaggaagcGCTGTGTGTTGTCCTTGTCACGGAGGATGAGTGCCCGGTTTTCAGCTTCAATGCGAGCCTTGAGCTTGCCCAGCTCCTCCATCTGCACACGGACAGAGAAGAGCTCCTCCTCTACCTGGCTACGCTGCCGGGCTGCCTCTGTTACCTCAGCCTTCAGCCGCTGCAGCTCCTCGTCCAGGATGCTCTTCTGGTGGTCAGTCTCCTCTAGCTGCAGCCTCAGTGTGGTCAGCTCCTGCTCTACCTGGGCCTTCTGCCGTAGTGTCTGCTCTGCAAACTTCTTATGCTTCTCCATCTCTGCGTCGGCTGCCTGTTTCTGTTTCAATGCTGCCTGCTCTGCCTGTGCCCTTCGTGCTGCCTCCTGCTCAGCTTCCTTGCGCAGCTTCTCTGCAGCCGCCTGCGCCTGTGCCTGGGCCTGAGCCTGCTCCTCTGCTGACTGTTTTAGCCGCTCAGCCTCTTCCACTTGTTTCCGAGACTGCGCTGCCTCGCGCTCTGCCTGCTCCCgggcctcctctgcctcctcggCAGCTCGCcttgctgcctctgcctcgctCCGCAGCCGCTCCAGCATGTTCTGCTCTTGCTGGAGCGTCTGCTGCAGCTCCTCCTCTCGCTGCTGCACCACAAAGGCGTGCGCCTTCTCCTCCGCCTGCAGCCGTTTCTGGGCGGCCTCCTGCGCCAGCTGCAGCTGCCTGGCCGACTCCTGCTCAGCTCGCTCTCGCAGGCGCCGCGCCTCTTCAACCTTGGCCTTGAGCCGCTCGACCTCCTCCAGTGCAACCTTGCGCTGCCGGGCGGCTTCCTCCTCCGCTGCGAGGCTCCTCTGCACACGCTCCTCGGCCTCACGGCGCCTCTGCTCCTCCTCCGCTGCCAACTGCCGCTGCCGGGCTGCCTCCAGTTCCGCCTGCTCCTTGCTGCGCATCGTGTCCTCCGCATTGCTGCGAATGCGCcctagctccagctccagctcggCCTTGCCAGCAGCGGCTTTCTCAAAGCTAGCCTTCAGCGCCATGATCTCCTCTTCCACCTGTCGCCTCTGTCGCAGGGTGTCCTCCACCAGGCCCTTCTGTCGCTCCAGCTCGCTCTCTGACGCCTTGCGCAGCTGGGCCAGGCGCTCCTCGATGTCAGCCTTGTGCAGTGCCGCCTGCTCCTCCAGGCGCCGCCGCTGGAAGGCCTCATCTTCAGCCAGGCGCCTCAGGCGCTCATTCTCGGCCTCCTTCTCTTTGAGGGcaatctctgcctctgtcttgagCCTTGTGGCCTCGCTGATGGCAGCCAGCTTCTCCGTGAGCACTCGCTCTGCCTCGGCCCGCTGGCGGGCAGCATCCTCCTCGGccaactgcctctgtctcttggccTCCTCCGCCAGCGCACGCAGCCGAGCAGCCTCCTCGGCCAGCTCCCGAAAGCGCCCTGCCTCAGCCTCGAGCCTCTGCTTAGACTTTTCGCTGGTGGAGCGAGACTCTTCTTCGGCTCGTGCCTTGCTGGCCAGCAGTACCTCCATCTCTGCCCGGACCTTGGCCAGCTCAGCCTCCAGTTCCTGGCGCTTCTGCGTGGCTGCAGTCGCCTCATGCTGTAGCCGGGCCAACTCTTCCTCTAGCAGCTGCCGCTGCTGCTCCCCTTGCTCCGTCTCGGCCCGCAAGCGGATCAGCTCCTGCTCCGCAGCCAGGCGCTGCTGTGCAGTGCCCTCCGCCAGCTGCCGCTGCTTCTCCAGCTCCTGCTCTGCCAGCTCTCGCTGCCGCACagcctgctcctctgccttgcccCGCCGCCGCGCTTCTcgctctgcctcttccttctgcttctccgCGTCTGCCTGTGCCAGGCTcttctgctgagccacctcttctgCCTGCAGCCGCAGCCGCAGCGCCTCATTGGCCTTCAGCTGCCAGCGCTCCAGCTCCCGCTCAGCTTCCTCCCGGGCTCGCTCAGCCTCGGCTTGCTGCTGTGCCCGTCGCTCGGCCTCCTCCCGCAGCTGGGTCACTGTCACATGCTCCTCCTGCAGAGTGCGCTCCAACTGTGCAGTCTTCTCGGCAAAGGATGCCCGCTTGCTCTGCAGCTCCACTTCTGCACTGCGCTGTGCTGTCTCCAGGGCCACCTGCACTTGGCGTGCCCGCTCTGCCTCAGCTTGGCGCAGCCGCCGCTCGGCCTCCTCTGCCTGCAGCCTCAGTTCATCCAGGGCCTGCAGGGCCCGCTGCTTCTCTCGCGCTGCCTCGGCTTCAGCCTTCACACGCAGGgccagctctgcctctgcctgccgtTTGCGCTGGCTCTCATCTTGCACCTGCCTTCGCAAGCGTTCAGCTTCCTCCTGAGCCTGCCGCTTCtgtgcttctgcctcctctgcccgTGCGCGCAGAGCCTGTAGCTCGCCCTCTGCCCCTCCACGCTGACGCTCAGTTGTCTCCAGCTGCAGCCGTACTACGCGAATCTCTTCCTCAATGCGCAGCCGGCTGCGTTCTGCAGCCTCCACCTGCTGGGCCTTGGCCTGGATCTCTGCCTCTGAGCTCTGCCGCAGATGCTGCAGCTCCTCTTGGATGCTGCGCTTCTGCTGCTGTGCATCCACCGCTGCCTCCTCGCGCCGTGCCACCTCCTCCTGCATGCGCCGCTGCAGTTCTTGTGCTTCCAGCTCTGCCTGTGCCTTAGCCTGGGCGTGTGCCTCAGCTAGCTGCCGCTGCTTCTCCAGTGCAGCCTCCACCTCGGCCAGTCGCTCCCGCTCCTCTGCCCGCTGTTGCTCAGCCAGCCGCTGTGGCGGcagcagagaggggaagagaaccAGAGTCAGTGTGAGCATACGGAGGGTGCCAGGTGCTCACAACGACACGGAAGGTACCACCACAGTTCACTTGGACAATGCGATTTGGGGGATCAGGGAGAACAGAGATTCCAACCCAGCCAAAGAGACAGCGTGCACCCGCCCAGGACATTCGAGCAGCGAGCATAGCAGCCCCACCATGCTCACCAGCCTGGGGAAGGAGGCCCAGGCGTCCTCCCCTCTTCCCGCAGAGAGACGACGGAGACAGacggacagggagagagagaaagagcaaagcAGGAGGCTCGCCATAACACCACAGTCCTGCCTGAAATCTCCCATCCTAGCAGGCCTTGTTCCCacaaggtccctccctctcccctcatgGGGAGGTGGGCCATTCCCAAAGCCCAGTGGGGAGGGGGCAAGGTGAGGCAGCCAAAGTAGGAACAGCCGTGCAGACCAGAACCAGCTCAGGAGGCTTCTTAAGCTGGCATATGGGCAAAGAGGCGGTAGAGCTGTGGGCAGGCCAGCAGTTCCCGGGAGGTAGGGAACTAGACAGACGGCACTACGCCTGGCCAAGTTACTCTGAGATACCCCTCTCCAAACCCTAGAACCTCATACACCAACTCGTCCTAGGACAAGCGACCCAGTCACACCAACACAGAATCCCCAGGAAAAAGCACACATCAGAGCCAGAAGGATGCACGCCAATGAGAAGACTCGCCAATGAGAAAGGGCACACTAGCCAccaggcagagagcagagccGTGCCAGGCCAAGGGCAGGCAGCCTGGGCAGCCATGCTGGTGTGGGATACTGGACAGCACCAGGCATGGGGCATGGAATGAACTGTATCAAGTGGTCTTAGACAGGTTCCTATGGGCTGCATTTGAAATCAGGAAAGAGGGCTTCCCCCACCTCAACCCCTACCTCATCCCTACCCCCATCCACATGGCCTGGGGcatacctcttcctcttccatgcGGCGCAGTGTCTCACTGATGAACTTGATGTACTGACTCGTGAGTGTG
Coding sequences within:
- the Plec gene encoding plectin isoform X1, translating into MVAGMLMPLDQLRAIYEVLFREGVMVAKKDRRPRSLHPHVPGVTNLQVMRAMASLKARGLVRETFAWCHFYWYLTNEGIDHLRQYLHLPPEIVPASLQRVRRPVAMVMPARRRSPHVQTMQGPLGCPPKRGPLPAEDSAREERQVYRRKEREEGAPETPVVSATTVGTLTRPGPEPTPATDERDRVQKKTFTKWVNKHLIKHWRAEAQRHISDLYEDLRDGHNLISLLEVLSGDSLPREKGRMRFHKLQNVQIALDYLRHRQVKLVNIRNDDIADGNPKLTLGLIWTIILHFQISDIQVSGQSEDMTAKEKLLLWSQRMVEGYQGLRCDNFTTSWRDGRLFNAIIHRHKPMLIDMNKVYRQTNLENLDQAFSVAERDLGVTRLLDPEDVDVPQPDEKSIITYVSSLYDAMPRVPGAQDGVRANELQLRWQEYRELVLLLLQWIRHHTAAFEERKFPSSFEEIEILWCQFLKFKETELPAKEADKNRSKVIYQSLEGAVQAGQLKIPPGYHPLDVEKEWGKLHVAILEREKQLRSEFERLECLQRIVSKLQMEAGLCEEQLNQADALLQSDIRLLASGKVAQRAGEVERDLDKADGMIRLLFNDVQTLKDGRHPQGEQMYRRVYRLHERLVAIRTEYNLRLKAGVGAPVTQVTLQSTQRRPELEDSTLRYLQDLLAWVEENQRRIDSAEWGVDLPSVEAQLGSHRGMHQSIEEFRAKIERARNDENQLSPATRGAYRDCLGRLDLQYAKLLNSSKARLRSLESLHGFVAAATKELMWLNEKEEEEVGFDWSDRNTNMAAKKESYSALMRELEMKEKKIKEIQNTGDRLLREDHPARPTVESFQAALQTQWSWMLQLCCCIEAHLKENTAYFQFFSDVREAEEQLQKLQETLRRKYSCDRSITVTRLEDLLQDAQDEKEQLNEYKGHLSGLAKRAKAIVQLKPRNPAHPVRGHVPLLAVCDYKQVEVTVHKGDQCQLVGPAQPSHWKVLSGPSSEAAVPSVCFLVPPPNQEAQEAVARLEAQHQALVTLWHQLHVDMKSLLAWQSLSRDIQLIRSWSLVTFRTLKPEEQRQALRNLELHYQAFLRDSQDAGGFGPEDRLVAEREYGSCSRHYQQLLQSLEQGEQEESRCQRCISELKDIRLQLEACETRTVHRLRLPLDKDPGRECAQRIAEQQKAQAEVEGLGKGVARLSAEAEKVLASPEPSPAAPTLRSELELTLGKLEQVRSLSAIYLEKLKTISLVIRSTQGAEEVLKAHEEQLKEAQAVPATLQELEATKASLKKLRAQAEAQQPVFNTLKDELRGAQEVGERLQQRHGERDVEVERWRERVTQLLERWQAVLAQTDVRQRELEQLGRQLRYYRESADPLSSWLQDAKRRQEQIQAVPIANSQAAREQLRQEKALLEEIERHGEKVEECQKFAKQYINAIKDYELQLITYKAQLEPVASPAKKPKVQSGSESVIQEYVDLRTRYSELTTLTSQYIKFISETLRRMEEEERLAEQQRAEERERLAEVEAALEKQRQLAEAHAQAKAQAELEAQELQRRMQEEVARREEAAVDAQQQKRSIQEELQHLRQSSEAEIQAKAQQVEAAERSRLRIEEEIRVVRLQLETTERQRGGAEGELQALRARAEEAEAQKRQAQEEAERLRRQVQDESQRKRQAEAELALRVKAEAEAAREKQRALQALDELRLQAEEAERRLRQAEAERARQVQVALETAQRSAEVELQSKRASFAEKTAQLERTLQEEHVTVTQLREEAERRAQQQAEAERAREEAERELERWQLKANEALRLRLQAEEVAQQKSLAQADAEKQKEEAEREARRRGKAEEQAVRQRELAEQELEKQRQLAEGTAQQRLAAEQELIRLRAETEQGEQQRQLLEEELARLQHEATAATQKRQELEAELAKVRAEMEVLLASKARAEEESRSTSEKSKQRLEAEAGRFRELAEEAARLRALAEEAKRQRQLAEEDAARQRAEAERVLTEKLAAISEATRLKTEAEIALKEKEAENERLRRLAEDEAFQRRRLEEQAALHKADIEERLAQLRKASESELERQKGLVEDTLRQRRQVEEEIMALKASFEKAAAGKAELELELGRIRSNAEDTMRSKEQAELEAARQRQLAAEEEQRRREAEERVQRSLAAEEEAARQRKVALEEVERLKAKVEEARRLRERAEQESARQLQLAQEAAQKRLQAEEKAHAFVVQQREEELQQTLQQEQNMLERLRSEAEAARRAAEEAEEAREQAEREAAQSRKQVEEAERLKQSAEEQAQAQAQAQAAAEKLRKEAEQEAARRAQAEQAALKQKQAADAEMEKHKKFAEQTLRQKAQVEQELTTLRLQLEETDHQKSILDEELQRLKAEVTEAARQRSQVEEELFSVRVQMEELGKLKARIEAENRALILRDKDNTQRFLEEEAEKMKQVAEEAARLSVAAQEAARLRQLAEEDLAQQRALAEKMLKEKMQAVQEATRLKAEAELLQQQKELAQEQARRLQEDKEQMAQQLVEETQGFQRTLEAERQRQLEMSAEAERLKLRMAEMSRAQARAEEDAQRFRKQAEEIGEKLHRTELATQEKVTLVQTLEIQRQQSDHDAERLREAIAELEREKEKLKQEAKLLQLKSEEMQTVQQEQILQETQALQKSFLSEKDSLLQRERFIEQEKAKLEQLFQDEVAKAKQLREEQQRQQQQMEQEKQELMATMEEARRRQREAEEGVRRKQEELQRLEQQRQQQEKLLAEENQRLRERLQRLEEEHRAALAHSEEIASTQAAATKALPNGRDALDGPSVEAEPEYSFEGLRQKVPAQQLQEAGILSKEELQRLAQGHTTVAELTQREDVYRYLKGRSSIAGLLLKPTNEKLSVYTALQRQLLSPGTALILLEAQAASGFLLDPVRNRRLTVNEAVKEGVVGPELHHKLLSAERAVTGYKDPYTGEQISLFQAMKKDLIVRDHGIRLLEAQIATGGIIDPVHSHRVPVDVAYQRGYFDEEMNRILSDPSDDTKGFFDPNTHENLTYLQLLERCVEDPETGLRLLPLTDKAAKGGELVYTDTEARDVFEKATVSAPFGKFQGKTVTIWEIINSEYFTAEQRRDLLRQFRTGRITVEKIIKIVITVVEEHERKSQLCFEGLRALVPATELLDSGVISHELYQQLQRGERSVREVAEADSVRQALRGTSVIAGVWLEEAGQKLSIYEALKKDLLQPEVAVALLEAQAGTGHIIDPATSARLTVDEAVRAGLVGPELHEKLLSAEKAVTGYRDPYTGQSVSLFQALKKGLIPREQGLRLLDAQLSTGGIVDPSKSHRVPLDVAYARGYLDKETNRALTSPRDDARVYHDPSTREPVTYSQLQQRCRSDQLTGLSLLPLSEKAVRARQEEVYSELQARETLEQAKVEVPVGSFKGRAMTVWELISSEYFTEEQRQELLRQFRTGKVTVEKVIKILITIVEEVETQRQERLSFSGLRAPVPASELLAAKILSRAQFDQLKDGKTSVKDLSEVGSVRTLLQGSGCLAGIYLEDSKEKVTIYEAMRRGLLRPSTATLLLEAQAATGFLVDPVRNQRLYVHEAVKAGVVGPELHEKLLSAEKAVTGYKDPYSGNTISLFQAMKKGLVLRDHAIRLLEAQIATGGIIDPVHSHRLPVDVAYQRGYFDEEMNRVLADPSDDTKGFFDPNTHENLTYLQLLERCVEDPETGLRLLPLKGAEKTEVVETTQVYTEEETRRAFEETQIDIPGGGSRGGSSMSLWEVMQSDMIPEDQRARLMADFQAGKVTKERMIIIIIEIIEKTEIIRQQNLASYDYVRRRLTAEDLYEARIISLETYNLFREGTKNLREVLEMESAWRYLYGTGAVAGVYLPGSRQTLTIYQALKKGLLSAEVARLLLEAQAATGFLLDPVKSERLTVDEAVRKGLVGPELHDRLLSAERAVTGYRDPYTEQTISLFQAMKKELIPAEEALRLLDAQLATGGIVDPRLGFHLPLEVAYQRGYLNKDTHDQLSEPSEVRSYVDPSTDERLSYTQLLKRCRRDDNSGQMLLPVSDARRLTFRGLRKQITVEELVRSQVMDEATALQLQEGLTSIEEVTKNLQKFLEGTSCIAGVFVDATKERLSVYQAMKKGIIRPGTAFELLEAQAATGYVIDPIKGLKLTVEEAVRMGIVGPEFKDKLLSAERAVTGYKDPYSGKLISLFQAMKKGLILKDHGIRLLEAQIATGGIIDPEESHRLPVEVAYKRGLFDEEMNEILTDPSDDTKGFFDPNTEENLTYLQLMERCITDPQTGLCLLPLKEKKRERKTSSKSSVRKRRVVIVDPETGKEMSVYEAYRKGLIDHQTYLELSEQECEWEEITISSSDGVVKSMIIDRRSGRQYDIDDAITKNLIDRSALDQYRAGTLSITEFADMLSGNASGFRSRSSSVGSSSSYPISSAVPRTQLASWSDPTEETGPVAGILDTETLEKVSITEAMHRNLVDNITGQRLLEAQACTGGIIDPSTGERFPVTEAVNKGLVDKIMVDRINLAQKAFCGFEDPRTKTKMSAAQALKKGWLYYEAGQRFLEVQYLTGGLIEPDTPGRVSLDEALQRGTVDARTAQKLRDVSAYSKYLTCPKTKLKISYKDALDRSMVEEGTGLRLLEAAAQSSKGYYSPYSVSGSGSTAGSRTGSRTGSRAGSRRGSFDATGSGFSMTFSSSSYSSSGYGRRYASGPSASLGGPESAVA